The Limanda limanda chromosome 13, fLimLim1.1, whole genome shotgun sequence genome has a window encoding:
- the LOC133018101 gene encoding protein lifeguard 3-like has product MSRSDFPPGYDDSRGPLYVPQDGPYPPPPAYGFPAYGGFQPDQPSAPYPSGPNAPMFPGQPGGYPPGPYPGQPHNAGPPGAGYPMPPPMPPMMPPTMPSDVLSSGDGFAARDSDWDSLSIRHAFIRKVYLVLAAQLLTTTAIVALFTFVDSVKSFIQQNQALYWTAYGIYIVVHLVLVCCKGPRRKFPWNVILLLIFTLALSYLTGTISSYYDTKAVFLAIGITAVVCIAVTIFCFQTKVDFTKCQGLFCVLGIVVFVCGIITTIVLSFKYIPWLHMLYAAMGAIVFTLFLAYHTQLLIGNRKHSISPEEYVFAALSLYVDIVQIFLFLLQIIGVASR; this is encoded by the exons ATGTCCAGGTCAGACTTCCCTCCAGGGTATGATGACTCTCGTGGCCCGCTGTACGTACCTCAGGACGGGCCTTACCCACCTCCCCCTGCCTATGGCTTTCCAGCTTATGGTGGTTTCCAGCCAGACCAGCCGTCTGCTCCCTACCCCTCCGGACCAAACGCTCCTATGTTCCCAGGCCAGCCAGGAGGCTACCCTCCTGGTCCATACCCGGGACAACCTCACAACGCTGGGCCTCCAGGGGCAGGCTACCCCATGCCACCTCCCATGCCCCCTATGATGCCCCCTACCATGCCATCAGATGTCCTGAGCTCTG GTGATGGTTTTGCAGCGCGCGACAGCGACTGGGACAGTCTGAGTATTCGGCATGCCTTCATCAGAAAG gtGTATTTGGTTTTGGCGGCTCAGCTCCTCACCACCACAGCCATCGTGGCTCTATTCACCTTTGT TGACTCCGTCAAATCTTTCATACAGCAAAACCAAGCTCTCTACTGGACAGCATA TGGTATATATATCGTCGTCCACCTTGTACTGGTCTGTTGTAAAGGCCCCAG GAGGAAGTTCCCATGGAACGTCATCCTGCTGCTCATCTTT ACACTGGCTTTGTCCTACTTGACTGGAACCATATCCAG ttACTATGACACAAAAGCAGTGTTTCTCGCAATTGGAATCACCGCTGTTGTCTGCATTGCCGTGACCATATTCTGCTTCCAGACAAAG GTCGACTTCACCAAGTGTCAGGGTCTCTTCTGTGTCCTTGGGATCGTAGTATTTGTCTGCGGCATCATTACAACCATTGTGCTGTCCTTCAAATAC ATTCCTTGGCTTCACATGCTTTATGCAGCTATGGGAGCCATAGTCTTCACTTTG TTCCTAGCTtaccacacacagctgctgatcGGCAACAGGAAACACTCCATCAGTCCAGAGGAATACGTGttcgctgctctctctctctacgtcGACATTGTCCagatcttcctcttcctgctgcagatCATTGGCGTTGCGTCCAGATAA
- the si:ch73-71c20.5 gene encoding DUF4748 domain-containing protein — protein MAAGYVRALRSTVKGLHLDPGRRLLTHSSRTPALLCPGAPPPAARCRLLHVSPAASLSSSARTEPQRSSPTEGRRAGEEEEEEGPEDIPHRRAKNPMVNIGYAWMIGLPTGIISFILAKREVDKNRLKQLKVRQRMRMSNEGEYEGSRYHRHSEGVNVEQ, from the exons ATGGCGGCGGGTTACGTGCGAGCTCTCAGGTCAACAGTGAAAG GTTTACACCTTGATCCAGGCCGGCGGCtcctcacacacagcagccGGACCCCGGCCTTGTTGTGTCCGGGTGCCCCGCCGCcggctgcccggtgccggctcCTCCACGTCTCCCCTGCCGCCTCCCTGAGCTCCAGCGCCAGGACGGAACCGCAGAGGAGCAGCCCCACCGAGGGCAGGAGAGccggggaggaagaggaggaagagggtccTGAGGACATCCCGCACAGGAGGGCGAAGAACCCGATGGTTAACATCGGATACGCCTG GATGATCGGCCTCCCCACAGGCATCATCAGCTTCATCCTCGCCAAGAGAGAGGTGGACAAGAACCGCCTGAAGCAGCTGAAGGTTCGACAGAGGATGAGAATGTCCAATGAAGGAGAATATGAAGGCAGTCGCTACCACCGTCACTCAGAGGGGGTTAACGTGGAGCAGTAA
- the mcm6 gene encoding DNA replication licensing factor MCM6, with translation MDVATANAENAREMVKDELAEKCQKLFQAFLEEFQSEDGEVKYVREAEELIRPERNTLLVSFTDLEGFNQELATTVQEEYYRVYPFLCRAVRNFARDHGNVPLNKEFYVAIEDLPTRHKIRELSSMRIGTLVRISAQVVRTHPVHPELVSGTFQCMDCQAVIKDVPQQFKYSPPTICRNPVCNNRARFHLDTHKSKFIDFQKVRIQETQAELPRGSIPRSLEIVLRAEAVETAQAGDRCDLTGTLIVVPDVSQLSTPGVRSESSNRVAGGPQNSESEGLKGLKALGVRELSYKLAFLACNVSATNPRFGGKELREEEQTAESIKSQMTEREWEKVFEMSQDKNLYHNLCTSLFPTIHGNDEVKRGILLMLFGGVPKTTMEGTSLRGDINVCIVGDPSTAKSQFLKHVEEFSPRAVYTSGKASTAAGLTAAVVRDEESHEFVIEAGALMLADNGVCCIDEFDKMDVKDQVAIHEAMEQQTISITKAGVKATLNARTSILAAANPVGGRYDRSKSLKQNVNLSAPIMSRFDLFFILVDDCNEVTDYAIARRIVDLHSRVAESVDRLYSLDEVRRYLLFARQFKPKISSESEEFIVEQYKRLRQRDGSGGVTKSAWRITVRQLESMIRLSESMARMHCCDEVQPKHVKEAFRLLNKSIIRVETPDINLEQDEDLEEEEQQEEGNIPNGVNGVNGHGDGINGHADGMNGHGKGVNGHAETASQAKPSLRLSFPEYRRISNLLVLHLRRAEEAEEEEELKKSAVVNWYLKEIESEIDSEEELVNRKGLIEKVIHRLVHYDHILIELSQTGLKGSESESSEEEGVLVVNPNYNLDD, from the exons ATGGACGTTGCCACAGCAAACGCGGAGAATGCCAGGGAGATGGTGAAGGACGAGTTGGCGGAGAAATGTCAGAAGTTGTTCCAGGCTTTCTTAGAGGA GTTTCAGAGCGAGGACGGGGAGGTGAAGTACGTGCGTGAGGCCGAGGAGCTGATCCGGCCCGAGAGGAACACGCTGCTGGTCAGCTTCACAGACCTGGAGGGCTTCAACCAGGAGCTGGCCACCACCGTCCAGGAGGAGTACTACAG AGTTTATCCCTTCCTGTGTCGGGCAGTGCGCAACTTTGCTCGGGATCATGGGAATGTTCCTCTCAACAAAGAGTTCTACGTCGCCATCGAGGATCTTCCCACCAGACACAA AATCCGTGAGCTGTCGTCCATGCGTATCGGCACCCTGGTGAGGATCAGTGCTCAGGTGGTGAGGACACACCCAGTACACCCTGAACTG GTGAGCGGCACTTTCCAGTGTATGGACTGCCAGGCGGTCATCAAAGACGTCCCTCAGCAGTTCAAATACTCTCCACCAACCATCTGCAGAAACCCCGTCTGCAACAACCGCGCCCGCTtccacctggacacacacaagtCCAAGTTCATTGACTTCCAGAAG gtgcGTATCCAGGAGACGCAGGCGGAGCTTCCACGTGGTTCCATCCCTCGCTCCCTTGAGATCGTGCTGAGGGCCGAGGCTGTGGAGACGGCTCAGGCCGGAGACCGCTGTGACCTGACAGGGACCCTCATCGTCGTGCCGGACGTGTCTCAGCTCAGCACTCCTG gtgtGCGATCAGAGTCCAGCAACCGAGTTGCAGGCGGACCCCAGAACTCCGAGTCTGAGGGTCTGAAGGGGCTGAAAGCTCTGGGAGTCAGAGAGCTGTCCTACAAACTGGCCTTCCTGGCCTGCAATGTGTCTGCAACTAACCCACGG TTTGGTGGAAAGGAGCTgcgggaggaggagcagactgcagagagcatcaAGAGCCAGATGACTGAGAGGGAGTGGGAGAAAGTGTTTGAGATGAGCCAGGACAAAAACCTGTACCACAACCTGTGCACCAGCCTCTTCCCCACCATCCACG GCAATGACGAGGTGAAGCGCGGCATCCTGCTGATGCTGTTCGGAGGCGTTCCCAAGACGACCATGGAGGGAACCTCGCTGAGGGGAGACATCAATGTCTGCATCGTCGGAGACCCGAGTACGGCCAAGAGCCAGTTCCTCAA GCATGTGGAGGAATTCAGTCCCCGAGCAGTGTACACCAGCGGCAAAGCCAGCACCGCCGCGGGTCTGACAGCCGCCGTGGTCCGAGACGAGGAGTCCCATGAGTTTGTCATCGAGGCCGGAGCTCTGATGCTGGCTGACAAC GGTGTGTGTTGCATTGATGAGTTTGACAAGATGGACGTGAAGGACCAGGTAGCCATTCATGAAGCCATGGAACAGCAGACCATCAGCATCACAAAGGCTGGAGTCAAG gCCACGCTCAACGCTCGTACATCCATCCTGGCGGCTGCCAACCCCGTCGGTGGTCGCTACGACCGTAGCAAGAGTTTGAAACAGAACGTCAACCTGTCCGCCCCCATCATGAGCCGCTTtgacctcttcttcatcctggtGGACGACTGCAACGAG GTGACAGATTACGCCATCGCCCGCCGCATCGTGGACCTGCACTCCCGTGTGGCCGAGTCCGTAGACAGACTCTACTCTCTGGACGAGGTCCGCAGATATCTTCTCTTTGCCAGGCAGTTCAAACCtaag ATCTCAAGCGAATCAGAAGAGTTCATCGTGGAGCAGTACAAGCGTCTCCGTCAGCGTGACGGCTCGGGCGGCGTGACCAAGTCTGCCTGGAGGATCACGGTGCGACAGCTGGAGAGCATGATCCGCCTGTCGGAGTCCATGGCGCGTATGCACTGCTGTGATGAG GTGCAGCCCAAACATGTGAAGGAAGCGTTCCGTCTCCTGAACAAGTCCATCATCCGAGTGGAGACGCCCGACATCAACCTGGAGCAAGATGAGgatctggaggaagaggagcagcaggaggaag GAAACATCCCCAACGGAGTTAATGGAGTGAACGGTCACGGGGATGGCATTAACGGCCATGCTGATGGTATGAATGGCCATGGCAAGGGTGTGAACGGCCACGCTGAGACGGCCAGCCAGGCCAAACCCTCCCTCCGCCTGTCTTTCCCCGAGTACAGACGCATCTCCAACCTGCTCGTCCTGCATCTGcgcagagcagaggagg ctgaggaagaggaggagctgaagaagagtgCGGTGGTGAACTGGTATCTGAAGGAGATCGAGTCAGAGATCgactctgaggaggagctggtcaATCGGAAGGGGTTGATCGAGAAGGTCATTCACAGGCTGGTGCACTAT GATCACATCCTGATCGAGCTGTCTCAGACCGGATTGAAGGGCTCAGAGTCTGAGAGCTCAGAGGAGGAAGGTGTTCTGGTCgtcaaccccaactacaacctGGATGATTAA